Part of the Cuniculiplasma divulgatum genome, ATCAGATCCTTCTTGAAATGACTGCACTCATTGTTATGCTGCTATTTTATTCTGGAATGATAAGAGGAAAGAAAAATTGACAGATGAAACTGATCCAAGAACCATCCTGATACATATTATAGAGAGCGAACCTGGGCTTCATTTCAGGGCACTTCAGAGAAAAACAGGAATGGCAGTTGGTCAGCTAGAGTACCATCTTTATAAGCTTGAAAAAGAGGATGAGATCATGATCAGGAAAGATGGTCGGTATAAAAGATATTTCCTCATTGCCTCATCAGACAATACCAGAAAGATTCTAGGATATCACCTGAGAAATAAGGTGAGCAGAAACGTGATAATGCTTTTACTGAGGAAAAAAGAAATGAATCTTGAGACACTCAATGAAAAAATAAAGGATACTCAAAAACTTAATGATGCCATAAAAGTTCTTCTTTCAGATAATATCATTATCAGGGAAAATGATCAGTTCAGCCTCAATAATCCCAGTTCGGTAAAAGAGTATATAAGAAAGAGCAGGAAATCATTCCTTGAAGAACTCTCAGATAGCTTAATAGATATGCTGGATGAGGAATAGATCATTGATTCTTCTTTCTGTACACATATCCTGAACCTATCATAAGCATTCCCACTATGAGACCTATAGAAAGGTAAACTGAGTTTTCAAGAATAATATTCACAACACCACTTTCTATATCCTTCACCGTGATATTCTTAAGTATATTCTGACCCGGGATGGACAAATAGGGATCATATGAAATGTTGGAGTATTTTCCTTTACCTGTGAAAACGTATGTAAGGGCATTTAGGTTCGAACCGTTTGGACCATAATTTAGTGTTTTCATTTCCCTTGCGATTCCATCCATGTAATATGTGCTGTTATAGAGGAAATATATATTTCTGTCCTGATCTATATGTAATCTTATGCCACTGTATAACTGATTCCTTTCAGTCATCCTGGCACCTGTAAAAT contains:
- a CDS encoding helix-turn-helix domain-containing protein, with the translated sequence MTDETDPRTILIHIIESEPGLHFRALQRKTGMAVGQLEYHLYKLEKEDEIMIRKDGRYKRYFLIASSDNTRKILGYHLRNKVSRNVIMLLLRKKEMNLETLNEKIKDTQKLNDAIKVLLSDNIIIRENDQFSLNNPSSVKEYIRKSRKSFLEELSDSLIDMLDEE